The Triticum aestivum cultivar Chinese Spring chromosome 3A, IWGSC CS RefSeq v2.1, whole genome shotgun sequence genome includes a region encoding these proteins:
- the LOC123058579 gene encoding RING-H2 finger protein ATL74: protein MSMSVSMSGKASDPGSAWFGGGSRSLQPGPTHNVRLIAMAVAAFVSVLGLSLLLHLYICRVRRRNRRQAEADAAALEAGSAAPKPAKVGLDPSAIAALPTAAYKETGEPGSGASECTICLGAMQEGEAVRVLPACAHVFHVPCVDTWLASSSSCPVCRALVEPPPSPAAPAWVQEKQGLEKECAASGSSAPPCGLGASLMRMLNRERPLARRLTQGDHAHPMEMHVEDLESQHPQQQHSVDTN, encoded by the coding sequence ATGTCGATGTCGGTGTCCATGTCCGGGAAGGCGAGCGACCCCGGTTCCGCCTGGTTCGGCGGCGGCAGCAGGAGCCTGCAACCGGGGCCGACACACAACGTGCGGCTCATCGCCATGGCCGTCGCCGCCTTCGTCTCCGTGCTCGGCCTCTCCCTGCTCCTGCACCTCTATATCTGCCGCGTCCGCCGCAGGAACCGCAGGCAAGCGGAGGCCGACGCGGCCGCGCTGGAGGCCGGCTCGGCGGCCCCCAAGCCGGCCAAGGTCGGGCTGGACCCGTCGGCCATCGCGGCGCTGCCGACCGCGGCGTACAAGGAGACGGGCGAGCCGGGCAGCGGCGCAAGCGAGTGCACCATCTGCCTCGGCGCCATGCAGGAGGGCGAGGCGGTGCGCGTGCTGCCGGCCTGCGCGCACGTGTTCCACGTCCCCTGCGTCGACACGTGGCTCGCGTCCAGCTCGTCGTGCCCGGTCTGCCGTGCCCTGGTGGAGCCGCCACCGTCGCCGGCCGCGCCAGCCTGGGTGCAGGAGAAGCAGGGCCTGGAGAAGGAGTGTGCTGCAAGTGGGAGCTCGGCGCCGCCGTGTGGGCTCGGCGCGTCGCTGATGAGGATGCTGAACAGGGAGAGGCCGCTGGCGCGGAGGCTGACGCAGGGTGACCACGCGCACCCGATGGAAATGCATGTCGAGGACCTGGAGAGTCAGCACCCCCAGCAGCAACACTCTGTGGATACCAATTAG